In Streptococcus dysgalactiae subsp. dysgalactiae, the following are encoded in one genomic region:
- a CDS encoding TatD family hydrolase produces the protein MTNNIEHLAIFDTHTHLNVAEFQGHEAEELALAQEKGVAYHNVVGFDQATIEGALALADQYPNVYATIGWHPTEAGSYSEAVEEFIVSQLAHPKVIALGEIGLDYYWMEDPKEVQVEVFNRQIQLAKEHDLPFVVHTRDALEDTYEVIKAAGVGPRGGIMHSYSGSLEMAERFIELGMMISFSGVVTFKKALDIQEAAQHLPLDKILVETDAPYLAPVPKRGKQNRTAYTRYVVDKIAELRGMTVEEVAAATTANAKRVFKLD, from the coding sequence ATGACAAATAACATCGAACATCTAGCTATTTTTGATACCCATACCCATTTGAATGTAGCAGAATTTCAAGGACATGAAGCTGAAGAATTGGCTTTGGCTCAAGAAAAGGGCGTAGCCTATCACAATGTGGTTGGCTTTGATCAGGCTACTATTGAGGGAGCACTTGCTCTCGCAGACCAGTATCCTAATGTGTATGCTACTATTGGATGGCACCCGACAGAAGCGGGCTCTTATTCTGAAGCAGTTGAGGAGTTTATCGTCTCCCAGTTAGCACACCCTAAAGTCATTGCCTTAGGTGAAATTGGTTTAGACTATTATTGGATGGAGGACCCAAAAGAGGTTCAAGTTGAGGTTTTTAACCGCCAAATCCAGTTAGCGAAAGAGCACGATTTGCCTTTTGTAGTACACACCCGCGATGCTTTGGAAGATACCTATGAGGTCATCAAAGCAGCTGGTGTTGGCCCTCGAGGAGGCATCATGCATTCTTACTCAGGCTCGCTTGAGATGGCTGAACGTTTCATTGAACTTGGCATGATGATTTCCTTTTCAGGGGTAGTGACTTTCAAAAAGGCTCTTGATATTCAAGAGGCAGCGCAGCACTTGCCTTTGGATAAGATTTTGGTGGAAACAGATGCCCCTTATCTTGCTCCTGTGCCAAAACGCGGCAAGCAAAACCGTACAGCTTATACCCGTTATGTGGTTGATAAAATCGCAGAGCTACGTGGAATGACTGTGGAAGAAGTTGCCGCAGCAACGACTGCTAATGCAAAGAGGGTATTCAAGCTTGACTGA
- a CDS encoding thiamine diphosphokinase, with product MTKVALFSGGDLSYFTREFDYFVGIDSGSLFLLENGLPLNMAVGDFDSVSQEAFTDIKEKAGLLITANPEKNDTDTELALKAVFARFPEAEVTIFGAFGGRMDHLLSNIFLPSDPDIASFMSQVTLRDQQNLLTYRPAGRHLIHQEEGMTYVAFMAEGEADLTITGAKFELTQANFFKKKIYSSNAFTQRPITVYLPSGYLIIIQSKDRS from the coding sequence ATGACTAAAGTAGCCCTCTTTTCTGGGGGAGATCTTTCTTATTTCACCCGCGAGTTTGATTATTTTGTCGGTATTGATAGTGGGAGCCTGTTTTTATTGGAAAATGGGCTTCCTTTGAATATGGCTGTTGGTGATTTTGATTCGGTTTCCCAAGAAGCATTTACGGATATAAAAGAGAAGGCAGGGCTTCTCATCACTGCTAATCCAGAAAAAAATGATACCGATACTGAATTAGCTCTTAAAGCGGTCTTTGCTCGTTTTCCTGAGGCGGAAGTGACCATTTTTGGTGCGTTTGGTGGGAGAATGGACCACCTCTTATCTAATATTTTTTTACCAAGTGACCCTGATATTGCTTCTTTTATGAGCCAAGTCACTCTGCGGGATCAGCAAAATCTTCTGACGTATCGCCCGGCAGGTCGACACCTCATTCATCAAGAGGAAGGAATGACCTATGTTGCGTTCATGGCAGAAGGGGAAGCAGATTTGACCATTACAGGTGCCAAGTTTGAGTTAACTCAGGCCAACTTTTTCAAAAAGAAAATCTATTCAAGCAATGCTTTTACCCAACGACCCATTACGGTCTACTTGCCAAGTGGCTACCTTATTATCATTCAAAGTAAAGATCGGAGTTAA
- the rnmV gene encoding ribonuclease M5 produces the protein MQRGYSSLTEKINIQEVLVVEGKDDTANLRRFYNVDTYETRGSAITEEDLERINRLNDLRGVIVLTDPDYNGERIRKLIMAAVPTARHAFLNRNETVPSSKSKGRSLGVEHASFEALQKALAKVTQQYDDESYFDIRQTDLIRLGLLMTADSRKRREYLGEKLRIGYANGKQLIKRLELFGITLVEVEEVMETYEG, from the coding sequence ATGCAAAGAGGGTATTCAAGCTTGACTGAAAAAATTAATATTCAAGAGGTTCTTGTTGTAGAAGGCAAGGACGACACGGCTAACCTACGTCGTTTTTACAATGTGGACACCTACGAGACCAGAGGCTCTGCTATCACCGAGGAAGATTTAGAACGAATCAATCGCCTAAACGATTTGCGTGGTGTCATCGTTTTGACAGACCCAGATTATAATGGTGAGCGCATTCGTAAGCTCATTATGGCAGCTGTGCCAACAGCTCGTCACGCCTTTTTAAACCGAAACGAGACGGTTCCAAGTTCTAAGAGTAAGGGCCGTTCTTTAGGTGTTGAACATGCCAGCTTTGAGGCTCTTCAAAAGGCACTTGCGAAAGTCACTCAGCAATATGATGATGAGTCTTATTTTGACATTCGTCAAACAGACCTGATTCGTCTAGGTCTTTTAATGACGGCAGATAGCCGCAAACGCAGGGAATACTTGGGTGAAAAGCTCCGCATCGGTTATGCCAACGGCAAACAATTGATCAAACGCCTCGAATTATTTGGCATTACCCTAGTAGAAGTGGAAGAAGTGATGGAGACGTATGAGGGATAA
- a CDS encoding MFS transporter: MGILAPITGRLFDKIGGKPFAVLGMLLIVVSSLFLSCLDTQSISLTISFLFSMLMTGNALILTPLTTSAMNALPLSLIPHGSAMNSATRQLFAAIGTAIFVSLMGAKASLEQGFQFTYQAIAGLASLGFFLALSLPRKH, translated from the coding sequence ATGGGAATATTAGCTCCTATTACAGGCCGTCTCTTTGATAAAATAGGTGGTAAGCCTTTTGCGGTCCTGGGAATGCTCCTGATTGTGGTTAGCAGTTTGTTTTTATCATGTCTAGATACCCAATCTATTTCCTTGACCATTAGCTTCTTGTTTTCGATGCTTATGACAGGAAATGCTTTGATTTTAACCCCGTTAACGACTAGTGCCATGAATGCTTTACCTCTCTCTTTAATCCCTCATGGTAGTGCTATGAACAGTGCTACACGACAACTCTTTGCAGCCATTGGGACAGCGATTTTTGTCAGTCTTATGGGGGCAAAAGCAAGTTTAGAACAGGGTTTTCAATTTACCTATCAAGCTATTGCAGGACTTGCATCCCTTGGGTTTTTCTTAGCTTTGAGTCTCCCTCGAAAACACTAA
- a CDS encoding MurR/RpiR family transcriptional regulator: protein MSKNHRLITKIEAALDHMTSLEKSIAQFFITTDLTPEELTASQMTKRLHVSQAALTRFAKKCGFTGYRAFAFDYIHGLQEAQDTFQSISLELTKRVLMDYDALINKTYDLVDEDKLLRLASLIDRSERVYFFGKGFSGLVAQEMKLRFMRLGFICDAYSDTDGFTWANSLVNDNCLVFGFSLSGKTRSVIKALHQASQRGAKTILLTTATDMDFGDIFDVIHVSSTHQLNYGNRVSPQFPLLIMMDVIYAYVSAIDKPHKDKIFKDTIITEDNKHL, encoded by the coding sequence ATGTCTAAAAACCACCGACTTATTACCAAAATCGAAGCCGCCTTGGATCATATGACCAGTTTGGAGAAGAGCATCGCACAATTTTTCATCACCACTGATTTAACTCCAGAGGAATTAACGGCCTCCCAAATGACGAAACGGTTACACGTTTCTCAAGCTGCCCTTACTCGTTTTGCTAAGAAATGTGGTTTCACTGGTTACCGTGCTTTTGCTTTTGACTATATTCATGGCTTACAAGAAGCTCAAGATACCTTTCAGTCGATAAGTCTGGAATTAACCAAGAGGGTCTTGATGGACTATGATGCTTTGATTAACAAGACTTATGATTTGGTTGATGAAGACAAGTTATTACGTCTAGCTAGCTTGATAGATCGGTCTGAACGCGTTTATTTTTTTGGAAAAGGGTTCTCTGGCCTTGTTGCGCAGGAAATGAAACTACGCTTTATGCGACTTGGTTTTATCTGTGATGCTTATTCCGATACCGATGGCTTTACTTGGGCTAATAGCTTGGTCAATGATAACTGCCTTGTTTTTGGTTTTTCATTATCTGGTAAAACACGTTCGGTTATTAAGGCCTTGCACCAAGCCAGCCAACGTGGTGCGAAGACTATTTTATTAACCACAGCTACTGATATGGACTTCGGTGACATCTTTGATGTAATTCATGTCTCATCAACCCATCAATTGAATTATGGAAATCGCGTGTCTCCACAATTTCCTCTCCTTATAATGATGGATGTCATCTACGCTTACGTCTCAGCCATTGACAAACCTCATAAGGATAAAATTTTCAAAGATACTATTATTACCGAAGACAACAAACACCTTTAG
- a CDS encoding MFS transporter yields MVMMLGAFIALLNQTLLITALPGIMTSFNLSLDSAQWLTTIFMLVNGIMIPISAYYTTYFASKSLYLTAIGLFILGTLLCLVAPYFWLLLLSRAVQAIGAGILIRLIQVVLLVAFPFEERGAAMGIFGLVTGFSPAIAGWILSYYSWQDIFVIVLVAMLINIVISIAVVKM; encoded by the coding sequence ATGGTGATGATGTTAGGAGCATTCATTGCCTTGTTAAATCAAACGTTACTAATAACGGCACTTCCTGGCATCATGACGTCTTTCAATCTTTCTCTTGATAGCGCACAATGGCTTACCACGATTTTTATGTTGGTTAACGGCATCATGATTCCCATATCAGCCTATTACACAACCTATTTTGCCAGTAAGAGTCTTTATTTGACAGCCATAGGTCTTTTCATTTTGGGAACCTTATTATGTCTTGTGGCACCTTACTTCTGGCTGCTTTTGCTGAGTAGAGCCGTACAAGCTATTGGAGCAGGGATTTTGATTCGATTGATACAAGTAGTGCTATTGGTAGCTTTTCCGTTTGAAGAAAGAGGGGCAGCTATGGGGATTTTTGGCTTGGTAACTGGCTTTTCACCAGCTATAGCAGGATGGATTTTGAGTTATTACTCATGGCAGGATATCTTTGTGATTGTTTTGGTAGCTATGCTGATTAATATCGTTATTAGCATCGCAGTAGTGAAAATGTAA
- a CDS encoding ROK family protein produces the protein MKYYLAIDIGGTAIKYGLISETGDLMEKEEMATEAYKGGPSILEKVKGLVKTYQDQVALAGVAISSAGMVNPDKGEIFYAGPQIPNYAGTQFKKEIEETFGLPCEVENDVNCAGLAEAISGNAKDYPVALCLTIGTGIGGCLLLNSQVFHGSSYAACEVGYLHLSDGEFQDLASTTALVQEVAEAYGDDVSQWDGRRIFDQAKAGDEVCITAIDRQVDYLGQGIANICYVVNPNVVVLGGGIMAQQDYLADKLKRALDSYLVPSLAENTQLQFASHGNNAGIFGAYYHFTQKQER, from the coding sequence ATGAAATACTATTTAGCAATTGATATTGGTGGTACTGCTATCAAGTATGGCTTGATTTCCGAAACAGGAGACCTGATGGAAAAAGAGGAAATGGCTACTGAGGCTTATAAAGGAGGTCCCTCTATTTTGGAAAAGGTCAAGGGCTTGGTAAAGACTTATCAAGACCAAGTGGCTTTGGCTGGAGTGGCTATTTCTTCTGCAGGAATGGTTAATCCTGATAAGGGAGAAATCTTTTATGCCGGTCCCCAGATTCCTAATTATGCTGGAACTCAGTTTAAAAAGGAAATTGAAGAAACCTTTGGACTGCCCTGTGAAGTGGAAAACGATGTTAACTGTGCTGGTCTAGCCGAAGCTATTTCCGGTAATGCCAAGGATTATCCTGTGGCTCTTTGCTTGACCATCGGAACAGGGATTGGCGGTTGTTTATTGCTTAATTCCCAAGTTTTTCATGGTAGCAGTTATGCAGCTTGTGAGGTTGGTTACCTTCATTTATCAGATGGGGAATTTCAGGATTTAGCGTCTACGACAGCCCTTGTTCAAGAAGTAGCCGAAGCTTATGGTGATGACGTCAGCCAATGGGATGGCCGTCGTATTTTTGACCAAGCTAAGGCAGGGGATGAGGTTTGCATCACTGCCATTGATAGACAGGTGGATTATTTAGGGCAGGGCATTGCCAATATTTGCTATGTGGTTAATCCAAATGTGGTGGTGCTTGGTGGAGGTATCATGGCACAACAAGACTATTTAGCTGATAAATTAAAGAGAGCCCTTGACAGCTACTTGGTTCCTAGCCTTGCGGAGAATACCCAACTGCAATTTGCTAGTCATGGAAATAATGCTGGCATTTTTGGGGCTTACTATCATTTTACGCAGAAACAAGAAAGGTAA
- the rsmA gene encoding 16S rRNA (adenine(1518)-N(6)/adenine(1519)-N(6))-dimethyltransferase RsmA, protein MRIADYSVTKAVLDRHGFTFKKSFGQNFLTDTNILQKIVDTAEIDQNVNVIEIGPGIGALTEFLAENAAEVMAFEIDDRLVPILADTLRDFDNVQVVNQDILKADLQTQIKQFKNPDLPIKVVANLPYYITTPILMHLIESKIPFQEFVVMMQREVADRISAEPNTKAYGSLSIAVQYYMAAKVAFIVPRTVFVPAPNVDSAILKMVRRDQPLIEVKNEDFFFRVSRLSFVHRRKTLWNNLTSHFGKSEDIKAKLEKGLALANIKPSIRGEALSIQDFGKLADALKEVGL, encoded by the coding sequence ATGAGAATTGCAGATTATAGCGTGACCAAGGCTGTCCTTGACCGTCACGGATTTACCTTTAAGAAATCTTTCGGTCAGAACTTTTTGACCGATACCAATATTTTACAGAAAATCGTTGATACGGCTGAGATTGATCAGAATGTCAACGTTATCGAAATTGGTCCTGGAATTGGGGCTTTGACGGAATTTTTGGCAGAAAATGCTGCCGAAGTGATGGCTTTTGAAATTGATGACCGTTTGGTGCCTATTTTGGCAGATACCTTGCGCGATTTTGATAATGTGCAGGTGGTCAATCAAGATATTTTGAAAGCTGATTTGCAGACCCAAATCAAGCAGTTTAAAAATCCTGATTTGCCCATCAAGGTGGTGGCTAACCTGCCTTACTACATCACAACGCCTATTCTCATGCACTTGATTGAGAGCAAAATTCCATTCCAAGAGTTTGTAGTCATGATGCAGCGTGAAGTGGCAGATCGTATTTCCGCGGAGCCAAACACTAAAGCTTACGGGTCCTTGTCCATTGCGGTGCAGTATTACATGGCTGCCAAGGTTGCCTTCATCGTGCCGCGAACCGTCTTTGTACCTGCGCCAAACGTCGATAGTGCTATCCTCAAAATGGTACGTCGCGACCAGCCTTTGATTGAGGTTAAGAACGAAGATTTCTTTTTCAGAGTGTCTCGTCTCAGTTTTGTCCATCGTCGCAAGACTTTGTGGAATAACTTGACTAGCCATTTTGGCAAGTCTGAAGACATCAAGGCCAAACTTGAAAAAGGTCTGGCACTAGCAAATATCAAGCCTTCTATTCGTGGTGAGGCCTTGTCGATTCAAGATTTTGGCAAATTAGCTGATGCGTTAAAAGAAGTTGGATTATAA
- the rpe gene encoding ribulose-phosphate 3-epimerase, giving the protein MSTLKIAPSILAADYANFASELARIEETDAEYVHIDIMDGQFVPNISFGADVVASMRKHSKLVFDCHLMVVDPERYVEAFAQAGADIMTIHTESTRHIHGALQKIKAAGMKAGVVINPGTPITALEPLLDLVDQVLIMTVNPGFGGQAFIPECLEKVATLAKWRDEKGLAFDIEVDGGVDNKTIRACYEAGANVFVAGSYLFKASDLVSQVQTLRTALHD; this is encoded by the coding sequence ATGTCAACTCTAAAAATTGCCCCATCTATTCTAGCGGCTGATTATGCTAATTTTGCTTCTGAGCTAGCTCGTATTGAAGAAACAGATGCCGAATACGTTCACATTGACATTATGGACGGTCAATTTGTTCCTAATATCAGTTTTGGTGCAGATGTTGTGGCAAGTATGAGAAAGCACAGTAAATTGGTTTTTGATTGCCATCTAATGGTGGTTGATCCTGAACGCTATGTTGAGGCTTTTGCACAAGCTGGTGCTGATATCATGACCATTCACACAGAAAGTACTCGTCATATTCATGGAGCCCTTCAAAAAATCAAAGCAGCTGGCATGAAAGCGGGGGTGGTGATTAATCCCGGAACTCCAATAACTGCCCTAGAACCTCTGCTTGACCTAGTTGATCAAGTCCTCATTATGACAGTAAACCCAGGATTTGGTGGACAGGCCTTTATCCCAGAGTGCTTGGAAAAAGTTGCTACGTTGGCTAAATGGCGTGATGAAAAAGGTTTAGCTTTTGACATTGAGGTTGATGGAGGAGTAGACAATAAGACCATTCGTGCTTGTTATGAAGCAGGAGCTAATGTTTTTGTAGCTGGGTCTTATCTTTTCAAAGCTAGTGACTTGGTGAGCCAAGTGCAGACTCTAAGGACGGCCCTACATGACTAA
- a CDS encoding isochorismatase family protein, with protein MSNAKAMIDLFRQEGAFINFVRVKFHDGKDKLNPNAMVQLLGKRPEAAFSDFADELGVTDTDYVVNKRNFSAFFGTDLDLSWH; from the coding sequence ATGTCAAATGCTAAAGCCATGATTGATCTTTTCCGTCAAGAGGGAGCATTTATTAACTTTGTCCGCGTTAAATTTCACGATGGGAAAGATAAACTCAATCCTAACGCCATGGTTCAACTTCTTGGAAAAAGACCTGAAGCTGCCTTCTCTGACTTTGCTGATGAACTTGGAGTGACTGACACAGATTATGTGGTAAACAAACGCAATTTCAGTGCTTTCTTTGGTACTGACTTAGATTTGTCGTGGCATTAA
- a CDS encoding cysteine hydrolase family protein, which yields MSTHAGGDTTACDAYQYGYDQYFLTDMMRAARADLHEFPIKNLFPLMGQTITTQEFLESVKDESNTTRLKRIVHHPFLIYVILVGN from the coding sequence ATTTCTACCCATGCAGGTGGGGATACAACAGCTTGTGACGCCTATCAATACGGCTATGACCAATACTTCCTAACTGACATGATGAGAGCTGCCAGAGCTGACCTACATGAATTTCCTATTAAGAATCTCTTCCCTCTGATGGGACAAACAATAACTACTCAAGAATTTTTGGAGTCAGTAAAAGACGAATCAAACACTACTCGATTGAAAAGAATTGTTCATCATCCTTTTCTAATCTATGTTATACTAGTAGGTAATTAG
- the rsgA gene encoding ribosome small subunit-dependent GTPase A, protein MQGKIIKSLAGFYYVESEGQVYQTRARGNFRKRGETPYVGDIVDFSAEDNSEGYILAIHPRKNSLVRPPIVNIDQAVVIMSAKEPEFNSNLLDRFLILLEHKAIHPVIYISKMDLLDSPEEIEAIGRQYQAIGYDFVTSLEELLSLLADKITVFMGQTGVGKSTLLNRIAPELALETGEISDSLGRGRHTTRAVSFYNTHGGKIADTPGFSSLDYDIDNAEDLNESFPELRRLSHECKFRSCTHTHEPRCAVKVALETGELWPVRYEHYLQFLSEIENRRETYKKVIKRK, encoded by the coding sequence TTGCAAGGCAAAATCATTAAATCTCTGGCTGGTTTTTATTACGTGGAGTCAGAAGGACAGGTATATCAGACGCGAGCGCGTGGTAATTTTAGGAAGCGCGGTGAGACACCTTATGTTGGAGATATCGTAGATTTCTCAGCAGAGGATAACTCTGAAGGTTATATTTTAGCGATTCATCCTCGTAAAAACAGTTTGGTCCGACCACCTATTGTCAATATTGACCAAGCGGTGGTTATTATGTCTGCTAAAGAACCAGAATTTAACAGCAATCTCCTAGACCGCTTTCTCATCTTGCTTGAACACAAAGCCATTCATCCGGTGATTTATATCTCTAAGATGGACTTATTAGATAGTCCCGAGGAGATTGAAGCTATTGGTCGACAGTATCAGGCAATCGGCTACGATTTTGTGACCAGTCTTGAGGAATTGTTGTCTTTGCTAGCTGATAAAATTACCGTCTTTATGGGACAAACAGGTGTTGGAAAATCAACCCTTCTCAATCGAATCGCCCCCGAATTGGCTCTTGAAACAGGAGAAATCTCAGATAGTCTAGGGCGTGGTCGTCACACCACCCGAGCTGTTAGCTTTTACAATACCCATGGTGGAAAAATTGCGGATACGCCAGGTTTCTCATCATTAGACTATGATATTGATAATGCTGAAGATTTGAACGAATCCTTTCCAGAGCTGCGCCGGCTGAGCCATGAGTGTAAGTTTAGATCCTGTACCCATACCCACGAACCCAGGTGTGCTGTCAAGGTAGCGCTTGAAACGGGAGAGTTGTGGCCGGTTCGTTATGAGCATTACCTGCAATTTCTCAGTGAAATTGAAAACCGTCGTGAAACATATAAAAAAGTTATCAAAAGAAAGTAG